The following DNA comes from Fervidibacillus albus.
GAAAAAGGATTTAGCGGAGATGGCAAATTTGACGTTCCCGATGTAATCATAAATGTTTTCCCTTCCCCATAACACCTTCGTTTTTTCCCCTAAAATGACATTCGTCCGTTTCGGATTCATATTTTGGATGAGTGATTTCAATTGGGGGAGTCGGCGAGTTAATTCGGTTACGAGTTGTTTTTTCTTTGGAATCTGTTCCGTGCGCGTCACAAGGACGACCATTAACTCTCCAGTTTCCCTTCCGTAGCGAGCGTAAATATGACGCAACACCCCTTTATGTGCTTTTTCATCATAGGCAGGGATGCCAAGGGTAGAGGCCACTTCTTTAACGACTTTTACCGCTTCGTTAATTTTTTGAAGATGAATGATGCTTTCATCTGTATCTACTATTTCATGGCTTCTCGGTCGGTAAAATCCCGTAATAAGTTTCCCATTCTTGTCGCCGACAGGCATTTGCGCTTTATTACGATAATGTTCTGGATTATCCATCCCGATAATCGGGCGAATATGGACATCCTCCAATTTCCCAATTTTTTTCAACACTTGTCGAACGTAATTTTCTTTAAATTTCAATTGTCCCTCATACGTCATATGTTGTATTTGGCAACCGCCATATTTATGTTCCTCTTCTTTCGGAATTTCCCGTCGAAAAGGGCTTTTTTTATACAATTCGATTAATTTTCCGTATCCATAACTTTTCTTTACTTTGACGATTTTGATTTTCGCGTGCTCACCGACAAGCGCCTTTTCTACAAAGATCGGATATCCGTCGATCTTTCCAACGCCCATTCCATCATGGGTATAATCTTCAAAATGTATATCAACATAATCGTTTTTCTTCACTGGTAAGTTTTCTGTCAATTGGACCACCTTCAAAATTGTTTTTCACATCTGTCTTCCAGCTGTCATTATACAATAAACATGGATCGGAAAGCTATTTTTCGTTCGAATATCGAGTTTTTCATCCCTTCTCCACTTCCACCGTTCACCTGAATAAACAAGAAGGGAAGTATAATACAAAATCGTTCAGACAAAGCCGTAACAACTGCTACTAACGAAATGGAAGATGACGGGAATCCGTTTAGTAAGAAATAATGAAACTTTTGCTTCAACAATTCGTATTCATACTCGACGGTTTATTCGTTTGCGGTTCAATTTGCCGTCTTTCAAAAGATAAGCTATTATGAATGTAGCTACGAAAAAATTGGAAAATGGATGATGGAAGATGAAAAGAGCACGCATTATTTACAATCCAACTTCAGGTCGGGAAGTGTTTCGCAGACATTTGGCTGATGTCATTGAGAAAATGGAAGATGCCGGTTACGAAACGTCTTGCCATGCGACAAAAGGTCCTGGAGATGCCACGAAAGCAGCCGAA
Coding sequences within:
- the rlmD gene encoding 23S rRNA (uracil(1939)-C(5))-methyltransferase RlmD; the protein is MTENLPVKKNDYVDIHFEDYTHDGMGVGKIDGYPIFVEKALVGEHAKIKIVKVKKSYGYGKLIELYKKSPFRREIPKEEEHKYGGCQIQHMTYEGQLKFKENYVRQVLKKIGKLEDVHIRPIIGMDNPEHYRNKAQMPVGDKNGKLITGFYRPRSHEIVDTDESIIHLQKINEAVKVVKEVASTLGIPAYDEKAHKGVLRHIYARYGRETGELMVVLVTRTEQIPKKKQLVTELTRRLPQLKSLIQNMNPKRTNVILGEKTKVLWGRENIYDYIGNVKFAISAKSFFQVNPVQTKVLYEKALEYANLSGKETVIDAYCGIGTISLFLAQKAKNVYGVEVVGDAIEDARRNAELNEMTNVEFAVGKAEEVIPKWAEEGIQADVIVVDPPRKGCDEKLIQTMLEMKPARIVYVSCNPSTLARDLHMLESGGYRTIEVQPVDMFPYTSHVECCALLIKK